Genomic DNA from Parambassis ranga chromosome 10, fParRan2.1, whole genome shotgun sequence:
TTATACCAACCTTAATGTGTACTGTTTCTACCCCCTTAAGCTGACTCTAGAGGCTACTCATATTGGCAAATTCATTCTAAACTACAAGGAAAACAGCACAATTAACAGCCATGCTTTAGTGTCACGGCATAAATGCATTCCAAATAAAACACCTACTTCACCCATAGAAATCCCACCAGGTAGTGCTATAAAGGATTACTTGAAAAAGAATCTTACCTCTGTTTTCATATGCTTTcataatttgtatttatttttcaacctatagttttttttttctcttgtctgGATAGCCTGCCATATCACATCCCCTCATATCAATCCTCTGTTCTGGTTTCTTCCCCCACAGCTCTGTTAGAGGTGATACTGGCCGGCAAAGACTGCTTGGTGGCTGGAGACTCGTGTTCGAATAATGACACTTGCAGTCCACGCCTGCGTACATTGCGGCAGTGTGTGGCAGGTAACGGAAGCATGAAGCTGGGCCCTGGTGCCAGAAGCCAGTGTGCCAATGCTGTATCTGCCCTGCTGTCCAGCCCTTTGCATGGCTGCCAGTGTAAACGGGGAATGAAGAAGGAGAAGATCTGCCTGAGCATCTACTGGAGCCTTCACCAGTCTGTCATACATGGTATGTGCTAAAAACAGCGTACTAGCACTACCCACAGGGTTTTTTTATACAGCCATGGAGTTTATTCAGACcaatttctgtctctgtgtctttgttttagGACTAAACCTGGTGGAGAGTTATCCCTATGAGACAGTGCAAAGAGATTATGACTATGTGCGCTTGGCCTCTATTACAGCTGGTAAGTTCTCtcactttgttgttgttcaccTGATTTTGTACTTCTCTCCTTGTGAAGGGAGAAAATAGGCTGTAGTAGTTATTTGGGCTTTTAGGCACATATGTGTATTTAGAATTAGTAAATGATCAAGGCTGTACTATGTTGTAGATGCCCCAAAATCTATTTTATAGTTAACAGCTCCTGTGGAGAGCACACACTATTTTGCAGTCATGACCGAGCAGCATAGATTCAGATCAATCTGCATACTGTGAGGACCTATATCGCCGCTTATAGGCACATTTTTGGTGATGACAGTGAGCAGCAATCACTTCTCACATTTGAGTCACCTATCAATGGTAGACATGTTACCATCATACCTTTCCAGATGGTTTTATGTCACAAACCCTCTGGGGTATCAGGTTAAGAGGTGATCTAGGTCACTTTCTGTCAATCACTATCACAAGACCATTCTGTTCCACTCGTAGGTCGATAATACTAATAACAAGTGATAATGGCCATGAAATGGACTAACTTTCCAAGCATAACCAAGACAAGcagaaatgttttattattattattattattgaacaCAGCATAAATTATATATTGTCTTCTTTGTGTTAATAGATAGTAACAGCACATCACAGACTCAGCTGAAACAACATAATGCGTCACTCTCCGTGCATACTGATGAAACTTTTTCAGGACTGActcaaaaataatacaatattcTAAATCTTTGATAACACCACATTACTTAAATAATACTatgaatttcaaaataaaatgctgaaCAGTAGATTATACATTGTGGGTGCAGAAAGGAATACAATGACCTTAATAGCCTCTTTTAATGAGGTGAATATTAGCCAAGCAGAATTTAGGCTAAGGTCATGATACATGATGTGCTCAGGATTAATTAAGAAAACCTTTGGCAAGAAAATAAAGTTGCTCAAAGGCTGTTTTTGTAGATTGGAGTCAAAGGGTTGTGCAGGCTATACAGTGCATTTATGATTCATTTATGACTATTGATGACTCACCCCTGAACCAAGAAGCTCAAAGAGGCTCGGCTAGTCGCTAATTTCCCAGGCAACATGTATAAAAAGGTTCATTCAGGAGTCCCAACACAAAGCACCAGGCTTCACTTTCACGCCAAACATGActattcagaaactgtgtggctTTGCATTTTGATCCAAATCACACAACATTTCAGATCTACATACTTAGGCTAACaggataataaataaataatgctcTTACTGTTTTTCCTACAGAAGCCAGTGTCATTCATCAAGTCTCAATTACTCCTCTAAGATGCAAAGAAATGAACACTGTGATGTCATGCAACAGCCCAAACAATCATCCAACTCAGCATCATGTAGTATAGGCTACTGTATGTCTGATGGGCATAGAGGGATTTAGGCCGCACTCATTTCATAACTGAGATTTAGTTTGGACTGTTCACATAATAAATGTGATTAAGGGCTTTTTGTTGGTTTGAAATATCAAACAGAGGCACAAAATAGATGAAGCATTAATTATATTTGATTGTGGATGTACACACGGACAGTTACGCACATCACACTGCATTGACGTCTTCTTGAAGGACGTTACATAAATGTGCTGTAAATTGGCATCTTACAGGATGAAAACTTTCATATACTTATAttcaaataaagaaataaatcatTGTGAACTTTGAAAAATGCCCTTAAGGAGCTTAAATTGTGTACAACTTCTgcactttcatttttaaaaaattgtgCTGTTTTATATCACAGGAAGTCAGACTACTCTCCTCATTTTATTGTCCAGTCATTGTTCATTTACAGACACCTTTGTCTTGaatctttatttttaaactagATCTGAGGGTCTAACAGGAGTAATTACACCTCAGCACAGTGAATAAATCATCTGagtgtcctcacacacacaaagacctaTTCTATTAGTTTTCTACTAACATCTCGTTTTTGACCTTAcccatccacagactctgatgTTGGCATGACAACTGTGAATCGCTGCCTCGATGCAGCCAAGGCTTGCAATGTGGATGACTGGTGCCAGAAGCTTCGCACGGAATATGTCTCAGTTTGCATCAAGCCTACTGCTAAGTCAGGCCTGTGCAACCGGGCTAAGTGCAATAAGGCCCTTCGCAAGTTCTTCGACCGTGTTCCTGCCGACTACACACACGAGCTGCTCTTCTGTCCCTGCACAGACACGGCATGCGCAGAGCGGAGGAGGCAAACCATCGTGCCCAGCTGCTCCTACGAAAGCGAGGAGAAACCCAACTGCATTACACAGATGAGGATCTGCAATGCTGACTACGTGTGCAAGTTAGAACAGACtcactacacaaacacagatacaaCAAATACTGTTTGTCTTTGCTTGCTTACAATATCCCAGATCTGTTGAATTATTTCTCTTTGAAATTAGTTACACTCACCATACATATTTGGACTGGTGCTGTTCAGTTTTACGGCTCTTTGAAACCAAATAAACAGCCATtcaatcaatcaaatggccCACTGTTTTACCCTAAAGCTTACTACCCCCTTTGGTTAGAACACCCTAGAGAGCCTGTTAGAATAACACATTAAATATTTAGCACAGATAAAGAGCCAGATGGATCAGAGTTATCGCTCATTGCTATCTCTGGTCATGGCCATTATTTTTCCACAGCCCCATTACACTCAGAGGGCTTTACTAATGATCCCAGGTCTGGGGGATGAAATATATTACTCTTTTCTATCACTTTCACATTACAGTCCAATGCTTTCAGTCTTTACCACGGCCCACGATATTTCTTCATGTCAGCAGGGCAAAATCTTAATTAAACGACCGAGTTATATCAGGAAGGATTTATATCAGGCAAACCCTTGccaataaaacaatacaagaatGTATCATGTTATTGGCTAAGTTGTGGCTGTTTTGTGCTTTTGTAGGTCTCGTCTCACGCAGTTTCAGTATGACTGCGAACCCTCCAAAACATCTGCCAGTGGCTGCAAACAAGGGAACTATGGAGCCTGTCTCCTCGCCTACACAGGGCTTATAGGTAGGTGCACAACTAAGAAGGAACATGGCAACAGAAAACACATAATGTTGAGGGAGAAAAGCGAAATGAACAGGTGGAGGAGAGTGTGAATGAATGTATGTGCCATATGctgtgagagaggaggaaattATACAACGCCAAGAGGCAGGAGTGAGTGAAGGCTAGCGGGAAGGAGAATTAATAACAGGTTAAGAGTGAGTGGGAGAACAAAATGAAACTTCTTATTCTAACCAAAAGAAAAAGTTCATAATGGTGTGccacacaaaagcacaaaaatCTCTCTCTGCCGACAAACAGTGGATTTTTATACAATGAAAGgttgaatgtgttttataacagtccataaaagaaaaagaacagacaCTTCTGTTCCACACACTGGAAAGAGGATCTAACCTAATGCATTTCAAGAACCTCAAATGGTGCCcctcagcacaaacacacacttggcaTTTTCATTCCTGTCTTGTATTTATTAAAGCAGCTAAAATCCCACCTTCACaatgctgaaaaaaacaaccacataaAAAATCTCTGTGCCAGACTTCTGTGACCTAAAAAGGAGTATATCTCTATAATAGCACATGAGTTTTCATCCTGTCTAACATGCAATACTagaattttattgtttttacatcAGGTCAGGAAATTGTATCTCCACAAAGCACTATGTATACCACAATATTGACTGAAAcccttctgctgctgtgtttttgtaggAAGTACGATAACTCCAAACTATGTAGACAACTCCACGTCCAGCGTGGCGCCGTGGTGTTCCTGCTCAGCCAGCGGGAGCCGCAGAGAGGAGTGTGACAACTTCCTGGGATATTTCACCGACAACATCTGTCTCAGTGAGTCTCACAGCACTGTACAGACTCAGGTTTTTAGGGACAGGGTTGTGCTTGTATCATTTTAGCATCCCGTGtacagtttaaatgttttttatgttgctttttttCCAGCCAATATGTATGCCTCAAAACTCGAAAAGATTCTTTACAAGAAAACTAGGCCAGTTCATTCAACTGCAAGGACACAATACTGTTTTCAGCACTGTGGTTTGTCTATCTCTTCTAAGAGTTCTTTCAATAacagatatatttttttcagttaCAACACTGATGGCTGCATGAATTTCATACACCTCAATAGCATTTTTGAGGTTTaacatttttttgatttttcttAGGCAGGAGTTAGAGTCCACTGATCTTAGATGCCAAAAGCAGATAAAGATATTAAGCGCCAAACAAACTTTCTGCATTTATTATAGTGGATAGTGAGACAGGAAGCAATATCAGAGGGAGAGACATGCAGCAAAGAGTGTAGGCTGGAATGGAACCTGTTTGTGTgacaaaaaaggaaagaaaatataCTAAAACTAGTTTTAGAATACTAAAACTGTGCACAATACCTGTGACAGTGTCACCGACCATGATGCCATTGAACCTGAGCGCAAAATGGTATTCATTTATAAATATCATTTAAATGGATAGCATCTATTTGTGTCCACGCTATtgcaatctctctctctctctctctctctctctcacacacagtattttatgAGTTCTAAAGAGCAATAATATACACATGCCAGTAAGCAAATacctatttattattatttaagctCTAGTGGGAGCAGTGAAGGTGAAATCCCAGACCGCATTTTGACCATGCAACATTGCTGTAATGAGACTTGAAACGGCTCTTAGTaattatgtgacaaaaaaaaacataagcacAAGGACACTTTAAGGCTAACAGCTGAGGATCAAAGAGCCCATAAGCGCAGAGCTGAAAAAACGTAGCCAGTCGAATACCTTACTAACGTGTTTGAATTTCCATGCTTTCATATCCATCCACTTCTCTGTAGGTACTGTGTGCAATATCATtgagaaaatgaaacaaaaattgTGATCAGGATCATTTTCCCAGATAATCTGTAACAGATGATACATGAAAAGCAAACAGAATTTGGTCGGCGCTGTCAGGATTCAGTGAGAGACATTTCTGAGCATGTTTCAACAACAGCAAGGCGAGATGTGCACAGTTTCTCCCTTTTACATGCTCACTTCATTGTTCTTATTATTAATATCCCTTTCATGCGGTTTCCTTGGTAATTCCACCTGAGTGTGGAGTGTTAGTAAATTAGAAGTATGGAGCTCTGTGATTGTTAGGTGTTATTGCTTATTTATTAAATCTTACTAAACCCCCTGAtgtacttctttttttcttataatTTTTCAGAGATTATAAAAATTACAGACAtaaaaaatcttaaaaaaaaatcagttttaaaCTTAAAACTTGGAATAAATGGAATTACTAAAAAAAATTGCATATACTTGTGTGTTTTACGGATAGACTGTGTAGATAGATGGACAAACCATTTCTGACATGACCCACTGATTTTTCCAAAGCTCAAAGTAGGAGACACCGGCCTTTGCCATCTTGGAAGGTTCCCCCAAGTCCTGATTAATCTAAAAATAGTCAAAGAGGTGGAGCGCAGGTACACACCATTCACCTGTCATTCAAAGTGGCCATACCCTAACTGATACAAAACTTTAAATCGCCATGTTGttccatatattttttttatattctttttttgagatgtactgtttttaaaaaggctTTTTAAGACCCTTTATCTTCTGTAAACAAAATATAATGTTGGCAGTGGCAGTAATATTAAAGGGAACAATAACATGGATTAAAGGTGAGTACATAAGATTATTATTTCACATATCAGGTTGAGCTATTGGGCTCATTACAAAAGTCCTGCAGTAGTGTCTTTGTAATTTATTGCAGCTTCTACTGTGTCTTCTTGTTTCCATGCTAATTCACACCCTAATACCTTTTCTGTTATATCTCTTATGACCTCTGATCTGTAGTGTGAATAATTAATGTCCTTATTACTGACCTCAGTGAGTGTGTATCTATCACAGAACCTGTGAACATCTTGGCttggtgtgtgtggtgaggtGAATCTTTGGCCAGTCTTTCCTCGGGCCTCCGGCCTAGaaaacatacagagagagatCTCAGAGTTATTTGGCCACAGCAAATAGCCTAAGAGCTAATGAGGTCGATGCGGAGAGGCAGGTGCAGTTTGGATACTTGAAGAGCATACAGAGTGTTTTTTCTCCTTTAGCTGACCAAATCCAAGCCAGCCTTTGGCCCAGCACAATGCGGAATTTACAATTCAGAACTGGAGGCATCTGTCGTGATTGAATAAGACATGAGTGTAACTTGTGGCCACATGAGTGTAATGCATAAAAACATAGCAAGCCAGCAGATTTTTCACTGCCACGTCTTGTGTTACAGGGAATGCCCTCATGACGTTTGGAAGTGAGTCAGGCCAGCCACCGACTCACAGCCAGTACAGCACACCCGGGCCCAGTCGAAGAGAAAACAGGAGCACCACTACTCCCCAAGAAATTATAGAAACTATGAAGAACATTCTGGATACAATAATTCCCACACAGGTACGCCGTTTTCTTGCTATAGTCAAATAATTTAATGCAGCAGCTTCACAAACTCTGGCAAATACTGACTGAAGTACACTTTTTGTCACAAAAGTATTGCTCAGAATTTCTTTGGCTTTTCAATTTATATCCCAGCAAAGAACTGTCCATCATATAGAACAGTAACATAGATTGTACTAGATGAAATTAACAAGATAAACTAAACAGACCTGACAGATATGGGTTTCTGAGGagaaaaatgaacagaaatgaCTGCAATTCCTTAAACTGTCCTGACAAAAATACACTATTTTGAATTAATTATACCAGGAAGAGAACGAACATCTGTCCATATGCTGTACACCTACACATCCACCTGCTTCATAAGGACTGGAAAggaaaattaaacagaaaaagtCCCCCTTCACTGCCAAGTAGTGATGAATGTTTCTGAGGATGACTGTTATTCATAAAAACATAATTACACACGTAAATATTCCCTAGAACAGTCGATGCCACTCTGACATATATGTGCGTGTTGCAAGCTGTAAAAAACAGCAAGCAAAAATGGATCAAGGTCCAGTAGGACATGACAGTAAGGGCTGTTTCACACTCCACGCAAGGACACGCAAGCACGCATCAAGACGCATTGGCCGCCTTAATGTATGCTTGCGTCTCAAAATGTGTCCATTTTTTAATTTGTGATGCAGCAACGCATGTAATCATAAGTCGCTGGCGGGGGTTTGGCTACCCACAGATTTAAAGGGGATAACTGGATGAATAAAACACAAGATTACCAAGTCAAATTTTTCAGTATGTAGACTACATCAGtcaatgctgtgtgtgtgtgtgtgtgtgtgtgtgtgtgtgtgtgtgtgtgtgtgtgtgtgtgtgtgtgtgtgtgtgtgtgtgtgtgtgtgtgtggagagagaaagagagacaccCTATCACCCCAACATCAGCCTCCCATAGTAAAAAGGGCAAGATCAACCCAGTTTGACACCCGGAGTGGAACTGACTCTGCTACCCCCTATTGTGCAAGCAATGTATTGCATATTGTGCGTTGCCCGGATCGCTTATGTTCAATGTGTCGACTATGTAAGGAAATGCGTGGCTCACATTGCACGCATCAGCTAAGTCTGCCTAAGTCTAAATGGTATAATAATATCTTATTATGATCACCAAAGCTGACCACAGTAAAAGaaaaatctatctatctaatgTACTTCATCTGTCCTTCACCTTTAATGTTCTTAATTTCAGAACAATGTGCCACATTTTTGAGTGAACTGGATTATTATTAATTACAAGAGAAAACAGTATCTACTGATAAGACTGAAATGCTCAAAGTGGATGCAACTTGCAGGTTCAGCCTTGTTGGGAAACAGATCCTTAAGAGAGAAGATCTGAGAAGATCAAGCACTCTCAATAAATACTTTGACTGGATAAAACACTGGTCTGTCAGGAGCAAATTTCAACCAAGTTTTCAAACATCTCATTATTGGCTTTTTACAGCCAGCATGCAAACACATCTCCATAGTCTCTATTATGGTTAAATTCCTATAATGATTCACTTATTGTAGAAGGAGAGCTATGGACCAAACATCAATGCTGAACATATCTGtagatgctctcattcatccaagtcatagtcatttccaagagtttaaatcgaggcaactggactcaaggattgttttttgaagacgtttcgccactccccaaagcggcttcttcagttctgcttcCACTTGTGGgagggggagtggcgaaacacctttaaaaaacaatccttgagtccagttgccttgatttaaactcttggaaatcaATGCTGAACCAAAAATTGATCTGAATACTTCAAGTTGTATGGTAAAGGCTGAGCCAGAGTTTTATCAACTGATCTTTGTCGCCCCTCCAGGTACTTGGGAATGAATTACTGGTGGGCCACTCCACCCTGCCATCCAACAGCCTCCCAAGCTCTGCCTCACCTCACAGCCCAGTGCTCCAAACTGCCTTCAGCCTTCTGTTTTTGCTCCTTCATCTCTTAAACAATGGACACTAAAGACTGCAGGGGAGCATGCCAAGGACCCTCCTAGTACCAGGCAGATTGGAGGACCAGTGCGGTTCAgaggaaaatggaccatgtggaATTATAAACCTctaaacatgtgcagtgattctgtttttctatttttgCGTCTACATAGTCTGGTTCCACCTGCCTGTTTATTCTCACCTTGTGTGGGAGCTCTCTGCAGACAGATGTACATTTGTATATTAATAAAAGCTGAAATTAAGTCACAGTACTGCTTTTGTGGACTAACCCAGCTATCGGGCTGTATCTATATTTAACGTTCTTAAGAAAATGTGTATGTATTATACAAAGACATGAAGTATGTACCTGTGAAGATCTGTATTATCAATCGAAGCTCTTGTTTGAAAAGGGACAATGATTTGAGCACTGTCATGAGTGCTGAAAGATGCTGCAGAAGCAGGAACTGTGAAGCTTTGAACTAAACTGACTGATGGAGGATGATTACTCTGATCAAAACTGTATCAATGCAGACAAGAGAGAAACATTTTGTGGACTAATGCACTTATTCCAAACTGTCCAGCAACACTATCAAGAAGAGATGTGGCAAACCCGAATACAGAAGAAAAACCTTAACACACATTATCATACTCTCCATCAGTACTATTGCTCTTTCTCAAACTCTCTCAGACCACTTTATTTGTTATTACTAAAACAACAGCAGATGgtcagagaaaataaaagactTTGGTCTTTATCAGCAAAGACAAGTTATTGGATTGGAAAGGGAATAACCAGAAAAGCAGTAAGTCTTTAcctgtagctgctatgctatgTGTTTGTGAGCCTATAACTTTTCTTTCTCATTGTGCACTGCTATATGgacctctttgtttttgtgccaAAGAAGGATGGAGCCCGATTTGACAGTAATGAATGATtatttttgttggtttttttttttttttttgctctgggAATATGTCAGTGAATCCTGAACAGAAAAAGTTCTCAGATCTTTATGTTTACAGATTAGCATTATGCAACTTATTTGCTATGTACCGACAAATGCTTTGTTTGGTGCTACTGCGACTCTTTGATTTATGCTTTTTTGAGGACACAAAAAGGTAGAACTGAAATTATGTTCACCCTCAAGTGTGAAGTGTTGACTCACTGGTGGAGTCAATGGCCTGCTTTTAAAATGATTAAGCCGTTAATATATGTGGCTGATTTCTGTTTAATTTCACTGTTGACC
This window encodes:
- the gfra4b gene encoding GDNF family receptor alpha-4; the encoded protein is MDLWGVYLFHLITLALLEVILAGKDCLVAGDSCSNNDTCSPRLRTLRQCVAGNGSMKLGPGARSQCANAVSALLSSPLHGCQCKRGMKKEKICLSIYWSLHQSVIHGLNLVESYPYETVQRDYDYVRLASITADSDVGMTTVNRCLDAAKACNVDDWCQKLRTEYVSVCIKPTAKSGLCNRAKCNKALRKFFDRVPADYTHELLFCPCTDTACAERRRQTIVPSCSYESEEKPNCITQMRICNADYVCKSRLTQFQYDCEPSKTSASGCKQGNYGACLLAYTGLIGSTITPNYVDNSTSSVAPWCSCSASGSRREECDNFLGYFTDNICLRNALMTFGSESGQPPTHSQYSTPGPSRRENRSTTTPQEIIETMKNILDTIIPTQVLGNELLVGHSTLPSNSLPSSASPHSPVLQTAFSLLFLLLHLLNNGH